One window of the Hippocampus zosterae strain Florida chromosome 8, ASM2543408v3, whole genome shotgun sequence genome contains the following:
- the LOC127606085 gene encoding choline transporter-like protein 5, with protein sequence MARKTVIPSMYYGEPRKFDPKFRGPIHNRERTDVICCVIFVTVIFAYIILGIVAWLHGDLRKAAFPTDSYGKFCGEKENINKTKLFYTNIIRCMNPLVWINLQCPTTQLCVSKCPDKFMTLLNAVKNSTEWLYYKQFCRPGVKRSTSIAALIRNEDCPSMIWPSTPFLKRCFPTFMTSNGNITNQTLVHGEKTITTADLKNAAGNASFMLHARDISAKIIEDFAESWKWILTGMAITMVISLIFLLLLRFIASALVWLIIGSIVGAVGYGIGHCYWEYQKLIRKEGADITISELGFNPDFHVYLELSQTWFIFMIVLSVIEGIILLILIFLRERLLIAIALLKEASKAVSYVMTALIYPIFTFFLLCLCIGYGAVVAMCLATSGVAIYTITPTNAKCQLGNNTICDPKTFDASNLTGDCAQSRCFFNSYGHEDFYHSYILLLQVFNVFAFLWLVNFVIALGQCTLAGAFASYYWALRKPKDIPAFPLLASFNRAIRFHIGSLALGALILSLVQMIRIGLEYLDQKLKGSQTAFARFMMSCLKYCFWCLERFIKFLNRNAYIMIAIHGKSFCTSSKDAFFLLMRNVLRVAVLDKVTDFLLFLGKLLIAGTVGALAFFFFTRKIPLIKGEAPTLNYYWVPLVMVILVSYLVAHGFFSVYSICVDTLFLCFCEDLERNDGSLARPYYMSPELCKILGKNNEVLSSSSSASE encoded by the exons ATGGCTCGGAAGACGGTCATTCCCTCCATGTACTATG GCGAGCCACGCAAGTTTGACCCAAAATTCAGAGGGCCGATTCATAACAG GGAGCGCACGGATGTGATCTgctgtgttatttttgtcaccGTCATCTTTGCCTACATCATACTGGGCATTGTGG CCTGGTTGCACGGCGACCTTAGGAAAGCCGCCTTTCCAACTGACAGCTACGGGAAGTTCTGCGGTGAGAAGGAAAATAT aaacaaaaccaaattgttCTATACCAACATTATCAGATGTATGAATCCTTTAGTGTGGATTAACCTGCAGTGCCCGACCACCCAG cTCTGTGTCTCCAAGTGTCCTGACAAGTTTATGACACTTTTGAATGCTGTGAAGAACAGCACTGAATGGCTTTATTACAAGCAATTCTGCAGACCAGGAGTAAAGCGGAGCACG AGCATTGCAGCCCTCATAAGAAATGAAGACTGCCCATCGATGATCTGGCCAAGCACACCTT TTCTTAAGCGGTGCTTCCCCACTTTCATGACGAGTAACGGGAACATAACCAACCAGACATTGGTTCACGGAGAGAAAACCATCACCACCGCAGATTTGAAAAATGCTGCCGG CAACGCGTCCTTTATGCTACACGCTAGAGATATCAGCGCTAAGATCATTGAGGATTTTGCCGAATCCTGGAAATGGATCCTGAC GGGTATGGCCATCACCATGGTGATCAGCCTGAtcttcctcctgctgctgcGCTTCATTGCCAGCGCGCTGGTGTGGCTCATCATCGGCAGCATCGTCGGTGCCGTCGGCTACG GTATCGGCCACTGCTATTGGGAGTACCAAAAGCTCATCAGGAAGGAGGGCGCAGACATCACCATCTCTGAGCTGGGCTTCAATCCGGACTTTCATGTCTACCTGGAGCTCAGCCAGACCTGGTTCATTTTCA TGATTGTGCTATCTGTGATCGAGGGCATCATTCTACTTATCCTAATTTTCCTGAGGGAGCGGCTGCTGATTGCCATTGCGCTGCTGAAGGAAGCGAGCAA ggccgTCAGCTACGTGATGACCGCTCTTATCTACCCCATCTTCACCTTCTTTTTGTTGTGCCTCTGCATTGGTTACGGAGCCGTCGTCGCAAT GTGTTTAGCGACGTCCGGCGTCGCCATCTACACCATTACCCCTACAAATGCTAAATGTCAATTAGGCAACAACACCATATGCGATCCAAAG ACGTTCGATGCAAGCAACCTGACGGGAGATTGCGCACAGTCACGCTGTTTCTTCAACTCCTACGGCCACGAGGACTTCTACCACAGCTACATCTTGCTCCTCCAAGTGTTCAACGTGTTCGCCTTCCTGTGGTTGGTCAACTTTGTCATCGCGCTCGGCCAGTGTACCCTGGCTGGAGCCTTTGCCTCCTACTACTGGGCCCTGAGGAAGCCTAAAGACATCCCCGCTTTCCCGCTTCTTGCGTCTTTTAACAGAGCCATACG TTTCCACATAGGCTCCCTGGCCCTCGGAGCACTCATACTCTCCTTGGTGCAAATGATCCGCATCGGTTTGGAATACCTGGATCAAAAACTCAAGG GTTCCCAGACTGCTTTCGCTCGCTTCATGATGTCCTGCCTCAAATATTGCTTCTGGTGCCTGGAACGTTTCATCAAGTTCCTCAACAGAAATGCGTACATCATG ATAGCAATACACGGAAAGAGCTTTTGCACATCCTCCAAGGATGCTTTCTTCCTCCTGATGAGGAACGTTCTTCG GGTGGCCGTCCTGGACAAGGTAACGGACTTTTTGCTCTTCCTGGGAAAACTTCTCATTGCAGGAACTGTCG GTGCGCttgcatttttcttcttcacccgGAAAATACCCCTCATTAAAGGGGAGGCGCCAACTCTAAACTACTACTGGGTCCCTCTGGTG